In a genomic window of Fusibacter sp. A1:
- a CDS encoding DMT family transporter, whose protein sequence is MLYGLVTLIGIFIALMIAFNGALGGYLSAFEVSFIVHVIGLVILMVVMAFKKEKIRFFGIPKWFYLTGILGACLTAIDAYVVGAIGVTLAVTLSTVAQIVGSAGVDAVGIGHLKKVPFNKKRAASLSLLMAGVGIMLLAQWKGW, encoded by the coding sequence ATGTTATATGGATTAGTAACCTTGATCGGTATCTTTATCGCGCTGATGATTGCATTCAACGGCGCTCTCGGCGGATATCTGTCCGCTTTTGAAGTCAGTTTTATTGTTCATGTCATCGGGCTTGTGATTCTGATGGTTGTGATGGCCTTTAAAAAGGAAAAAATCAGATTTTTCGGCATACCAAAATGGTTTTACCTGACGGGTATCCTTGGAGCCTGTCTCACAGCGATCGACGCTTACGTCGTGGGAGCGATCGGTGTGACGCTTGCGGTGACGCTGTCGACGGTCGCACAGATCGTGGGTTCTGCGGGTGTGGACGCGGTTGGAATCGGACATTTGAAGAAGGTTCCTTTCAATAAGAAAAGAGCGGCTTCGCTGAGCCTTTTGATGGCCGGAGTCGGGATCATGCTGCTCGCGCAGTGGAAAGGGTGGTGA
- a CDS encoding Crp/Fnr family transcriptional regulator — MIDWQSRIPKELENEILISVYEPGDLILSEGDKGDKVCFLISGQTKMYITSLNGQVHIQNIVAAPEAFGMIELFKNLNNACTVEAYTKVKVMIVYRDAFMRWLKLDHDFALDMLTRISDIAYRQIDEQSKSMLYPLKYRFISQVISECDLKKSDTLVFDKQIMAQRLATTVRHLNRTINTCVEKKLITYSDGKLKVLDFKALRAYKDV, encoded by the coding sequence ATGATCGATTGGCAATCGCGTATTCCAAAAGAACTTGAGAATGAAATACTGATTAGTGTTTATGAACCAGGTGATTTGATTCTGTCAGAAGGCGACAAGGGCGACAAGGTCTGCTTTTTGATCTCCGGACAGACAAAGATGTACATTACAAGCCTGAACGGACAGGTGCATATACAAAACATCGTTGCGGCGCCAGAAGCGTTCGGCATGATCGAACTGTTCAAAAATCTGAACAACGCGTGCACTGTCGAGGCTTACACCAAAGTCAAGGTGATGATCGTGTATAGGGACGCCTTTATGCGCTGGCTTAAGCTTGACCACGACTTTGCCCTGGACATGCTTACACGGATCTCGGACATCGCCTACAGGCAGATCGACGAGCAATCCAAGTCCATGCTGTACCCCCTGAAATACCGATTTATCAGTCAGGTCATTTCGGAATGCGACTTAAAAAAGTCGGATACGCTTGTCTTTGACAAGCAGATCATGGCTCAAAGACTAGCGACGACCGTGAGACACCTCAATAGGACAATCAACACTTGTGTTGAAAAGAAGTTGATAACTTATAGTGATGGAAAGCTTAAGGTGCTTGATTTTAAAGCGCTTAGGGCATATAAGGATGTGTAG
- the htpG gene encoding molecular chaperone HtpG, whose translation MSQVKGNLSIHSENIFPIIKKWLYSDHDIFMRELVSNASDAITKVKRLASLGEADLKGDDDFKITVTYNDKEKTIVINDNGIGMTADEIQKYINQIAFSGAEEFVEKFKDKADQDQIIGHFGLGFYSSFMVAHTVTIDTLSYVDGSEPAFWTCDGGIEFSISEGTRTTRGTTITLHLGEDGNDFKNEYKVKSTLEKYCGFMPYPIFFEAEGQEAPQAPAGENDEASSDEPVVIEPINETTPLYVRQPSSVTDEEYKEFYRKTFMDFKEPLFWIHLNMDYPFNLKGILYFPKINSEFEGMEGQIKLYNSQVYVADNIKEVIPEFLLLLKGVIDCPDLPLNVSRSFLQNDGFVKKISDYITKKVGDKLNGLYKTDRENYEKFWTDINPFVKFGALKDDKFYDRVKDSILYNSTEQKFVTLPEYREAMKEHFENDVYYVTDPVQQAQYVKMLQEHGIEALEMPERIDQAFINFIESKTEGVSFKRVDDDLSELLTENEEHVDEDAQKSMIETLSGLFKKVLNKENVKIELKALKTKDVASMITLSEGSRRMQDMMKMYNMGGMGMNLPNEETLVLNKNHKLVKYTLEHMYDSNDTAELVAHQLYDLAVLSHKPLSPDQMSEFIKRSNEIMEKLI comes from the coding sequence ATGTCTCAAGTAAAAGGTAATTTATCCATTCACAGCGAAAACATTTTTCCGATCATTAAAAAATGGCTGTACTCAGACCACGATATCTTCATGCGCGAACTCGTATCCAATGCGAGCGACGCCATTACAAAGGTTAAACGACTCGCTTCACTCGGTGAAGCCGACCTAAAAGGTGACGACGACTTCAAGATCACCGTCACATACAACGACAAGGAAAAGACAATCGTCATCAACGACAACGGTATCGGTATGACCGCTGACGAGATTCAAAAGTACATCAACCAGATCGCCTTCTCAGGTGCTGAGGAGTTTGTCGAAAAGTTCAAGGACAAGGCAGATCAGGATCAGATCATCGGTCACTTCGGACTTGGCTTCTATTCCTCGTTCATGGTGGCGCACACGGTTACAATCGATACGCTCTCTTATGTTGACGGTTCAGAGCCTGCTTTTTGGACTTGTGACGGCGGCATCGAGTTCTCCATTTCAGAGGGAACACGTACGACACGCGGTACGACGATCACGCTTCATTTAGGCGAGGACGGCAACGACTTTAAAAACGAATATAAAGTAAAGTCGACACTTGAAAAATACTGTGGATTCATGCCTTACCCGATCTTCTTCGAAGCAGAAGGTCAAGAAGCGCCTCAAGCACCTGCAGGGGAAAACGACGAAGCTTCATCAGACGAGCCCGTGGTCATCGAACCGATCAATGAGACGACTCCCCTGTATGTCCGTCAACCTTCAAGTGTGACAGACGAGGAATACAAAGAGTTTTACAGAAAGACCTTCATGGATTTCAAGGAACCGCTGTTCTGGATCCACCTCAACATGGACTACCCCTTCAACTTAAAGGGTATCCTCTACTTCCCTAAAATCAATTCCGAATTCGAGGGGATGGAAGGCCAGATCAAACTTTACAATTCACAGGTTTACGTGGCGGACAACATAAAAGAAGTCATCCCCGAGTTCCTGCTTCTGCTAAAGGGCGTCATCGACTGTCCTGACCTGCCGCTCAATGTTTCGAGAAGTTTCCTGCAAAACGATGGTTTTGTGAAGAAAATCTCCGATTACATCACTAAAAAGGTAGGCGACAAGCTCAACGGCCTCTACAAGACAGACCGTGAGAACTACGAGAAGTTCTGGACAGACATCAATCCGTTTGTAAAATTCGGCGCGCTTAAGGACGACAAATTCTACGACAGGGTCAAGGACAGCATCCTTTACAATTCTACAGAACAAAAGTTTGTGACGCTGCCTGAGTACAGAGAAGCGATGAAAGAACACTTTGAAAACGACGTATACTACGTGACAGACCCTGTACAGCAGGCCCAGTACGTGAAAATGCTTCAAGAACATGGTATCGAAGCCCTTGAGATGCCAGAACGTATCGACCAGGCCTTTATCAACTTCATCGAATCAAAGACAGAAGGTGTGAGCTTCAAACGGGTGGATGACGATTTATCCGAGCTTCTGACCGAAAACGAGGAACACGTGGATGAGGACGCTCAAAAATCGATGATCGAGACGCTTTCCGGACTCTTTAAGAAAGTCTTGAACAAAGAAAACGTCAAAATTGAGCTAAAGGCGCTTAAGACTAAGGATGTAGCAAGTATGATCACCCTTTCAGAGGGCAGCAGAAGAATGCAGGACATGATGAAGATGTACAACATGGGCGGTATGGGCATGAATCTTCCAAACGAAGAGACTCTCGTGTTGAACAAAAACCATAAGCTTGTCAAATACACGCTTGAGCATATGTATGATTCGAACGACACTGCAGAGCTGGTCGCCCATCAGCTTTACGACCTGGCGGTACTAAGCCACAAACCGCTAAGCCCTGATCAGATGAGCGAATTCATCAAACGAAGCAACGAAATCATGGAAAAACTGATCTAA
- a CDS encoding ectonucleotide pyrophosphatase/phosphodiesterase — protein MKRPLIILSFDGMDTKDIAFLKTQPGFRRFLAEASGSDQVKSIYPSVTYAAHASIITGCLPSRHGIVDNTKVQPKRFKDPDWYWYQKDIKVPTLYDLAIAKGYSVAALLWPTTGRSKIDFNMPEIFSNRKWTSQLMVSLYAGTPGFQMKMVKKHFALRKGKSQPHLDHFTTAVTLDTIHDHQPDMMLVHLTDLDSIRHHHGHDSEEAKDALLRHDHRLSEILDAISAYEKYNDCYMVVLGDHGSIDVSHGISMNSWLKQIGFLTYDPVGSKAVNPFTNVDAFAKSCDGSSYLYLFDPDRAHELESQVSKLLIEHPGLFTIHTQPVITDLGADPQAFMMLEAIAPYHFVDDFIEPFIGPIDQIPYYAGRKNTAVHGFSPELTDYKTCFYVKGPGIVPGIDLGVMSLIDIAPTLAQLLDFDLADVDGHTKHQLLLQEEPHETN, from the coding sequence ATGAAAAGACCGCTTATCATCCTATCTTTTGACGGTATGGATACGAAAGACATCGCTTTTTTAAAAACGCAGCCTGGCTTCAGACGATTTTTAGCGGAAGCATCGGGTTCTGACCAGGTGAAAAGCATTTATCCATCAGTCACCTACGCGGCACATGCGAGTATCATCACAGGCTGTCTTCCAAGCAGACACGGTATCGTAGACAACACCAAAGTTCAGCCAAAACGATTTAAAGATCCCGATTGGTACTGGTACCAGAAGGATATCAAAGTACCAACCCTTTACGACCTTGCAATCGCAAAGGGCTATAGCGTCGCTGCCCTGCTTTGGCCGACGACAGGAAGGTCCAAGATCGATTTCAACATGCCAGAAATCTTCAGCAACCGCAAATGGACTTCCCAGCTGATGGTTTCTTTGTATGCGGGTACGCCTGGCTTTCAGATGAAGATGGTGAAAAAGCACTTCGCCCTGCGAAAAGGGAAATCCCAACCGCATCTTGACCACTTCACAACGGCAGTGACGCTCGATACCATACACGACCACCAGCCTGACATGATGCTTGTGCACCTGACAGACCTCGACAGCATCAGGCATCATCACGGACACGACAGCGAAGAGGCAAAAGATGCCCTGCTACGTCACGACCATAGGCTAAGCGAGATCCTCGATGCCATTTCGGCTTACGAAAAATACAACGACTGCTACATGGTGGTCCTGGGAGATCACGGCTCGATAGATGTCAGCCACGGCATCAGTATGAACAGCTGGTTGAAGCAAATCGGATTCTTGACTTATGATCCAGTCGGTTCAAAGGCTGTAAATCCGTTTACAAACGTTGACGCCTTCGCTAAGTCCTGTGACGGCTCCTCTTATCTCTACCTGTTCGATCCAGACAGGGCCCACGAACTCGAGTCACAGGTAAGCAAGCTCTTAATAGAACATCCAGGCCTCTTCACCATACATACCCAGCCGGTCATCACCGATCTGGGCGCGGACCCTCAAGCCTTCATGATGCTTGAAGCGATCGCTCCCTATCATTTTGTCGATGACTTCATTGAACCCTTCATAGGACCGATCGATCAGATTCCCTATTATGCAGGTAGGAAAAACACCGCAGTACACGGATTTTCTCCTGAGCTTACAGACTATAAGACTTGTTTTTATGTTAAAGGACCCGGCATTGTCCCAGGGATCGATTTGGGCGTCATGTCTCTTATCGACATCGCACCGACGCTCGCCCAGCTGCTGGATTTTGACCTAGCGGATGTAGACGGGCATACCAAGCACCAGCTGCTTTTACAGGAGGAACCACATGAAACTAACTAA
- a CDS encoding MFS transporter, protein MKLTKLEKSWALYDWANSAYTMTVTTAVFPLYFKAAVADMGVTAAESTAYWGFANSFTSLLIALLAPILGTIADYYGYKKRFFMMFLATGLTACFILGLIPETQWPIMLIVYMITAIGFSGGNIFYDAFLVDVTTDERMDRVSTTGYALGYIGSTIPFILAMAIILLSQQGILPFGGYTTPKIAFAITAVWWLAFSLPMAKNVKQVYGIPRESHIIKNSFKRLGRTFINIKAYKPAFLFLLAYFFYIDGVDTIIKMATSYGSDLGVSSNNLLIILLATQFVAFPSALMFGRLADRFKGKTMLYVAITAYTGICIYAYFMKTTLDFWMLAMAVGLFQGGIQALSRSYFAKLIPKENANEFFGFYNIFGKFAAIMGPALIAVVTLITGKSNYGVVSLIILFIIGGAILTQVKPEKI, encoded by the coding sequence ATGAAACTAACTAAACTCGAAAAGAGTTGGGCGCTGTACGACTGGGCCAATTCGGCCTACACGATGACAGTCACAACCGCCGTCTTTCCACTTTACTTTAAAGCGGCAGTAGCCGACATGGGTGTCACAGCAGCCGAATCGACCGCATACTGGGGATTCGCAAACAGCTTCACCTCGCTGCTTATCGCACTTCTGGCACCAATTTTAGGTACTATCGCTGACTACTACGGATATAAGAAACGGTTCTTCATGATGTTCTTAGCGACAGGACTCACAGCCTGTTTCATTTTGGGACTCATCCCAGAGACCCAGTGGCCGATCATGCTGATCGTCTACATGATCACCGCGATCGGATTCTCGGGCGGTAATATCTTTTATGATGCGTTTCTTGTGGATGTCACGACAGACGAGAGGATGGACAGGGTCTCCACCACAGGATACGCGCTCGGCTACATCGGCAGCACCATTCCCTTCATCCTCGCAATGGCCATCATCCTACTTTCTCAGCAAGGCATTCTTCCTTTTGGAGGATATACGACACCAAAAATCGCATTTGCAATCACGGCTGTCTGGTGGCTGGCCTTTAGTTTGCCCATGGCCAAAAACGTGAAACAGGTTTATGGCATACCTAGGGAATCCCATATTATCAAGAACAGCTTCAAACGACTCGGCAGGACCTTTATCAACATCAAAGCCTATAAGCCGGCCTTTCTGTTCCTATTGGCCTACTTCTTTTATATCGACGGTGTGGATACGATCATCAAGATGGCCACATCCTATGGTTCCGACCTAGGCGTCAGCTCCAACAATCTGCTGATCATACTCCTTGCAACCCAGTTTGTGGCATTCCCGTCGGCACTCATGTTCGGTCGACTTGCTGACAGGTTTAAAGGAAAAACCATGCTTTATGTGGCAATCACGGCCTATACAGGCATTTGCATCTACGCCTACTTCATGAAGACGACCCTGGACTTCTGGATGCTCGCAATGGCTGTCGGACTCTTCCAAGGCGGAATTCAGGCCCTAAGCAGGTCCTACTTCGCGAAGCTCATTCCAAAAGAGAACGCCAACGAATTCTTCGGATTCTACAACATCTTCGGCAAATTCGCCGCGATCATGGGTCCCGCCCTAATCGCTGTCGTCACGCTGATCACGGGCAAATCCAACTACGGCGTGGTCAGCCTGATCATCCTATTCATCATAGGTGGCGCCATACTGACCCAGGTAAAACCCGAAAAGATTTAG
- a CDS encoding efflux RND transporter periplasmic adaptor subunit: MKKAMVLLLILGLSAVFIACSRADDTDVLKEYGLPVTVTGSQQRSITDTFRSPGVVEPVASYDVFPISSGVIKELLVKPGDRVVKGEILYMLDSATAENNLKLKESSLRTVKNSLTNQLSDTKEQREKVKLLYDQGAASKSELDALDSQIRDIGVQLDDAVTAYLNQVDTLKETLDERIVISPSGGVISEITFNAGESINLQDRINVVDDSQYIVASYLTADQLRMLDGIEAIAVWLDGKKEHAVDAQVKTTDRVKDPQTNMYRIELSIVGAAYEIYDGEYAEVVFDTSTRIADVLPLKSVKRVGEDTYIYYIENKVANRVDITLGKVVDEFVEVIGLPTGRMWVVKGSDRVQDGSSVEVVE; this comes from the coding sequence ATGAAAAAAGCGATGGTTTTACTACTGATACTCGGTTTGAGCGCCGTATTTATCGCCTGCAGCAGGGCGGATGATACCGATGTCCTTAAGGAGTACGGACTACCTGTCACCGTCACCGGCTCGCAGCAGAGGAGCATCACAGATACCTTCAGAAGCCCCGGAGTTGTCGAACCCGTCGCAAGCTACGATGTGTTCCCGATTAGCTCAGGTGTAATCAAAGAACTTCTTGTCAAACCTGGAGACAGGGTCGTAAAGGGAGAGATCCTTTACATGCTGGACTCCGCTACGGCTGAAAACAATCTGAAGCTTAAGGAGTCAAGTCTAAGGACGGTTAAAAACTCGCTGACGAATCAGCTCTCGGATACGAAGGAGCAAAGAGAGAAAGTCAAACTGCTATATGACCAGGGCGCGGCTTCAAAGTCAGAGCTTGACGCACTGGACAGTCAGATCAGAGATATCGGTGTGCAGCTTGACGATGCCGTGACCGCCTATCTCAATCAAGTGGATACGCTAAAAGAGACGCTTGATGAAAGAATCGTCATCAGCCCAAGCGGTGGCGTCATCTCGGAAATCACATTCAATGCAGGTGAGAGCATAAACTTGCAGGATAGGATCAATGTAGTGGACGACAGTCAATATATCGTAGCAAGCTACCTCACCGCGGATCAGCTCAGGATGCTTGACGGGATTGAAGCGATCGCAGTCTGGCTTGATGGAAAGAAGGAACACGCTGTCGATGCGCAGGTGAAGACGACAGATAGGGTAAAAGACCCTCAAACCAATATGTATAGGATCGAGTTGTCCATCGTGGGTGCTGCCTACGAGATCTACGACGGAGAGTATGCCGAAGTCGTATTTGACACAAGCACCAGAATAGCAGATGTGCTGCCCCTAAAATCGGTGAAAAGAGTCGGTGAGGATACCTATATCTACTACATCGAAAATAAGGTTGCCAACAGGGTGGACATCACTTTGGGCAAAGTTGTGGATGAGTTCGTCGAAGTGATCGGTTTACCCACAGGCAGAATGTGGGTCGTAAAAGGATCGGATAGGGTACAAGACGGGTCTTCGGTGGAAGTTGTGGAATAG
- a CDS encoding efflux RND transporter permease subunit: protein MSKKETRRGEESRLTFLGRIASYFINTPQMTILTLLIMITLGSVSLFILPKESLPEIVFPTLTVQSLYPGASALDVEQLVTDPIEIKLSGLDDLEDMVSESSAGVSFITMTFLESVDIQKKELEVDSLLSEVVLPAGLDTPNASIFKTSELPLLTFSVTGGYSLATLTEIGEDIRSSIESIGAVDEVGISGGTSREIQVSLDWAKIYALDLTVDDVKNALQAQNISLPVGEEVIGDLTTSLSIDSRFETVEQIGETLIVGSKGQNVFLDEIAVIKDTTSDIKRLNRTYYLDNPKGSEISIYGTVLRKKGADVLATSAKVKALIANGKGTVYPPDVEVGIVYDNARNVSRDLSNIQVSAVSGLLVVVLVLFLFIGLKESFIVSITIPLSLMTAIGLLGNFGISLNTFAILGLIVSLGLLVDNSIIVMENMDRLSRMGYTPMRAALEGTNQVSMPILASTLTTVAAFLPLAILPGILGSFVNTIPRTIILALVSSLVISITVTPSIYALVMSRMKRRIYSSRRRRFNRIVGLGFVILISYAAFYDSEAAWWLPIAGMIFFTSLMIMKIFLLKDKSIDESKLVRRYELLLKSLLEKTWRQVLVLALGLFVLISSISLIPLGLLKVNFFPQNEPTSLTIKIDTPSGTTLEGTLEIVEQVESILESDSAIAVFNSNVGGQVADYAVIDATMSDKSGREVSGFEVVSRIDQSIRRIAGAEITVSGSAGGGPPVGKPVVIELNAQDYEAGRMLAQNYKNKLEQIPGVYNVQLSVTDGKPGIDIVVNAPKAVQYGLSVSAVASQVRNSLDGTIATTLKSGQELIDVRIVSRDSELEGSQKLQGLMIRTPQGASIPLSLVADFNYTQGLSSIRHDNTVRVIVLDADVLEGYNAGDITDEFMKSIENIEKPFGVDLKLSGDAEGIQDSFLNLFRSMIAAVLLVFLILAVQFKSIAQPFAILTTVPMALVGVFFGLVVTGNEFGFYAFFGLVSLVGIAVNDAIVLIDFMNQLRNEGKALIPSIIEAGKTRFNPVLATTMTTIGGVLPLSFREVYYAQFSYSLVFGLLITTVMTLILIPIVYHLIEKSKEKSKQSEKGVA from the coding sequence ATGAGTAAGAAGGAGACAAGAAGAGGCGAAGAGAGCCGGTTGACATTTCTCGGCCGGATCGCCAGCTATTTCATAAACACCCCTCAAATGACCATACTGACCCTATTGATAATGATCACACTTGGTTCTGTGAGTTTATTCATATTGCCGAAAGAGTCGCTACCTGAAATAGTATTTCCCACTCTGACGGTTCAAAGCCTTTATCCGGGAGCCAGTGCGCTGGATGTGGAGCAGCTTGTGACAGACCCTATAGAAATCAAGCTATCCGGTCTTGATGACCTTGAAGATATGGTCTCGGAGTCATCGGCAGGAGTATCCTTTATCACGATGACTTTTCTGGAATCGGTAGATATTCAAAAAAAGGAACTGGAAGTGGACAGCCTGCTTTCCGAGGTGGTACTGCCGGCTGGACTTGATACGCCTAATGCGAGCATTTTCAAAACAAGCGAACTGCCGCTGCTTACCTTCAGTGTGACAGGCGGCTATAGCCTGGCGACCTTGACAGAGATTGGCGAGGATATCAGATCCAGCATCGAAAGCATAGGAGCTGTAGATGAAGTAGGCATTTCAGGCGGAACTAGCAGAGAGATTCAAGTTTCACTTGATTGGGCTAAGATTTACGCCCTGGATCTGACCGTCGACGATGTGAAAAATGCCCTTCAGGCGCAAAATATCAGCTTGCCTGTGGGTGAGGAGGTCATCGGCGATCTGACCACCTCGCTTAGTATCGACAGCAGGTTTGAGACGGTCGAACAGATCGGTGAGACCTTGATTGTGGGTTCAAAAGGACAAAATGTATTTCTTGACGAGATCGCAGTGATTAAGGATACGACAAGTGACATTAAGAGACTCAACAGAACCTATTACTTAGACAATCCCAAGGGATCGGAGATTTCAATTTACGGTACGGTCTTAAGAAAAAAAGGTGCCGATGTGCTGGCGACAAGCGCAAAAGTCAAAGCCTTGATAGCAAACGGAAAAGGAACAGTCTATCCGCCGGATGTTGAAGTGGGGATCGTCTATGACAATGCCCGAAACGTTTCGCGCGATCTCAGCAATATCCAGGTAAGCGCGGTTTCAGGCCTGCTTGTGGTGGTGCTCGTGCTCTTTCTATTCATCGGGCTTAAGGAATCCTTTATCGTGTCGATTACGATACCCCTTTCTCTGATGACAGCCATAGGACTGCTTGGTAATTTCGGTATTTCACTGAACACATTCGCGATACTAGGACTGATCGTCTCTCTAGGGCTTCTTGTAGACAATTCGATTATCGTGATGGAAAACATGGACAGGCTAAGCCGTATGGGATACACGCCGATGAGGGCCGCCCTTGAAGGCACAAACCAGGTATCCATGCCGATTCTGGCATCGACACTCACCACGGTGGCGGCATTCTTACCCCTTGCCATACTGCCTGGAATTCTAGGATCTTTTGTCAACACCATTCCAAGAACCATCATTCTGGCGCTTGTATCCTCACTGGTCATTTCAATCACAGTGACCCCATCCATCTATGCGCTGGTCATGTCCAGGATGAAAAGAAGGATTTACAGCAGCAGACGAAGAAGGTTTAACAGGATTGTAGGGCTTGGATTTGTCATATTGATCAGTTATGCGGCATTTTATGATTCCGAGGCGGCCTGGTGGTTGCCTATCGCTGGAATGATTTTTTTTACTTCTTTAATGATAATGAAAATCTTTCTACTTAAGGATAAATCGATTGATGAGAGCAAATTGGTCAGACGTTATGAGCTGCTGCTCAAGAGCCTGTTAGAAAAAACATGGAGACAGGTACTGGTATTGGCACTCGGACTTTTCGTTTTAATCTCGAGCATCTCCCTGATTCCCTTGGGGCTTCTAAAGGTGAACTTCTTTCCTCAAAACGAACCGACAAGCTTGACGATTAAAATCGACACTCCCAGTGGAACGACACTGGAGGGCACGCTCGAGATCGTCGAACAGGTCGAATCGATTCTTGAGTCGGATAGCGCTATCGCCGTATTCAACTCTAACGTCGGAGGACAAGTCGCAGATTATGCGGTGATCGATGCGACCATGAGCGACAAATCGGGTAGGGAGGTTTCGGGTTTTGAGGTCGTATCCCGTATCGACCAGTCTATCAGAAGAATTGCGGGGGCCGAGATCACCGTATCTGGCAGCGCTGGCGGCGGACCGCCTGTCGGCAAACCTGTCGTGATCGAGCTTAACGCCCAGGACTATGAAGCGGGAAGGATGCTCGCTCAGAACTACAAGAACAAGTTGGAGCAGATCCCCGGTGTGTACAACGTTCAATTGTCTGTCACAGACGGCAAACCGGGAATAGACATCGTCGTCAACGCACCAAAGGCTGTGCAATACGGTCTAAGCGTCTCAGCTGTCGCATCACAAGTCAGAAACAGTTTGGATGGGACTATCGCCACCACGCTTAAATCGGGCCAGGAACTGATCGATGTCAGGATCGTTTCCCGGGATTCAGAGCTAGAAGGCTCTCAGAAACTTCAAGGTCTGATGATCAGGACCCCGCAGGGTGCTAGCATTCCCTTGTCACTTGTGGCGGACTTCAACTACACCCAAGGGCTGTCCTCTATCAGACATGACAATACTGTACGTGTCATCGTACTCGATGCGGATGTGCTGGAGGGCTATAATGCAGGAGATATCACAGATGAGTTTATGAAATCAATAGAGAATATAGAGAAACCCTTTGGAGTCGATTTAAAACTATCAGGTGACGCTGAGGGCATTCAAGATAGTTTCCTTAATCTGTTCAGATCGATGATTGCGGCGGTGCTGCTTGTGTTTCTGATCTTAGCGGTGCAGTTCAAATCGATCGCACAACCCTTTGCCATACTGACAACTGTTCCAATGGCGCTTGTCGGAGTATTCTTTGGGTTGGTCGTCACAGGAAACGAGTTCGGTTTCTATGCGTTTTTCGGACTGGTCTCACTAGTCGGAATCGCCGTCAACGATGCGATCGTGCTTATCGATTTTATGAATCAGTTGAGAAACGAGGGAAAAGCGCTTATCCCCTCGATCATCGAAGCGGGCAAGACGAGGTTCAACCCGGTACTTGCAACTACGATGACGACGATCGGAGGAGTGCTGCCGCTTAGCTTTAGGGAGGTCTATTATGCTCAATTCAGCTATTCGTTGGTATTCGGTCTTCTAATCACTACGGTCATGACACTTATCTTGATTCCGATCGTCTATCATCTGATTGAAAAGTCTAAGGAAAAATCCAAACAATCTGAAAAGGGAGTGGCATAA
- a CDS encoding helix-turn-helix domain-containing protein, with amino-acid sequence MKQFANQLKHYRKRQGMSQKSLAKALGVGQTTIANYETGLRTPHTQLLTKLATVLGVSIDDLMGRMAHEENHLSGPETPDLERLEEELLHVLLKGDTNEVTRHLRHILDLHLPLSSLYEEVLAPCLFKVGDLWESGQIDVFTEHYISYTAETFIGHLMQSRPSHMGSTGKFMGLAIEGEMHVIGIKMLSHLMTDRGWQTYFLGNNLSNGLALKALVHQIPDVVGISCTSTGHLAKVRDLIEAIKREEVLRGTKIIVGGQAFCGENDLWKSLGADAYGSDLNQSVSKIEALINRNEVNHE; translated from the coding sequence ATGAAACAATTTGCAAATCAATTGAAACATTATAGAAAACGACAAGGGATGAGTCAGAAATCGCTCGCCAAGGCGCTTGGAGTCGGACAGACCACCATCGCCAACTATGAAACGGGTCTTAGGACACCTCATACCCAGTTGTTGACCAAGCTGGCGACGGTGTTAGGGGTCAGCATAGATGATCTGATGGGTCGTATGGCACATGAAGAAAACCACTTGTCTGGTCCTGAAACACCAGATCTTGAACGCCTTGAAGAAGAACTGCTGCATGTGCTCTTAAAAGGAGACACAAATGAGGTGACCCGGCACCTGAGGCATATTTTAGACTTGCATCTTCCGCTGTCAAGCCTTTACGAAGAAGTGCTTGCCCCATGCCTGTTCAAAGTAGGCGATTTGTGGGAGTCCGGCCAAATAGACGTGTTCACAGAGCACTACATCAGTTATACGGCTGAAACCTTTATCGGCCATCTGATGCAGAGCCGCCCTAGCCATATGGGATCTACAGGAAAGTTCATGGGACTTGCGATAGAAGGCGAGATGCATGTCATCGGAATAAAGATGTTAAGCCATCTGATGACCGACAGGGGCTGGCAGACTTATTTTTTAGGTAACAACCTATCCAATGGCTTGGCCCTTAAGGCGCTTGTACATCAAATACCCGATGTTGTAGGCATAAGCTGCACAAGTACTGGCCATCTGGCTAAAGTAAGGGATCTGATTGAGGCTATCAAGAGGGAAGAGGTGCTAAGGGGCACTAAGATTATCGTAGGAGGACAGGCTTTCTGTGGAGAAAACGACCTTTGGAAATCGCTCGGTGCGGATGCTTACGGAAGCGACCTCAATCAGAGTGTAAGTAAAATCGAAGCACTTATCAACCGAAACGAGGTGAATCATGAGTAA